AACACAAGAATTTTTCCAGTTTCATTATATGCGTCTGCCCATGAAATCGGTTGTGGATTAACCTCGCTTCAATTCATTAGAGCTTACAAGGGTGATTTCACCGTCCCTGCGAATCTTGATTTTTCAATAAAGACTTTAAAATCTGAATTACTACATGATTGTGCGCGATTGCTCATGAATTTCCAGCCCACCTATGAAGACAAAGATGAAAACCGCATTCCTTCTCCTGTAAAATTATTCTTGAGCCATGCAAAAAAAGATGGTCTCGAAATTACAAAGAGATTCAAGGCATTTGTCGATGCTGAATTAAAACTGGATGTATTTTTTGATACGGTTGATATTGCAGATGGTTATGAATTCGAAAAACAGATTGAGGGCAATATAAAAGATGCTGCATTGGTTGTTTTTCACACTGATGAGTATTCATCAAGGGAATGGTGTAGAATTGAAGTATTGGTGGCCAAGCGTAATAATTGCTCCATTGTTGTTGTTCATGATATAAAGAATGGTGAAAAAAGGGCCTTCCCATATTTGGGCAATATGCCAACAATTACTATCAAGGAAGATGAAAAAGAGAGCTTTGTTGAAATCGTTAACCTCACTCTTTGTCAGGTATTGAACAATCTGTTCCAACATGAATTACTGGAATCTTTTCAAAAGGAATTCGCATCCGCTGGTGTCGAATTCGTTTCTATTACCACACCTCCTGAACTTTTCAATTATATCTATATCCATAAAAAGAAGGATACTGCAAAGGGGCAATTAGTGATTCTATACCCGGAGCCTCCCCTTGGTGCAGAAGAATTAAAACTTCTGAACGAGATTGACAAGGATATTAAATTCATTACGCCAATTTTATTACCAACACTGTGATAGAAATGAAAATGACAAAGAAAAATATTTCAGGAATTTCGGAGAAAAAAGATACGGTTCAGAAAACTACATTGTATGGAAAACGAATTGCAATTTCGG
This genomic interval from Bacteroidales bacterium contains the following:
- a CDS encoding toll/interleukin-1 receptor domain-containing protein, whose translation is MKNRLKYPLSLYVVWHPKFTEGKRIANNIYSIFCRDVNDPLSRGLGIPVYYRSDSSNKTPIAIDTKNATRNALVLLIDQHFFLDADFRAYTVELTKLVDNNTRIFPVSLYASAHEIGCGLTSLQFIRAYKGDFTVPANLDFSIKTLKSELLHDCARLLMNFQPTYEDKDENRIPSPVKLFLSHAKKDGLEITKRFKAFVDAELKLDVFFDTVDIADGYEFEKQIEGNIKDAALVVFHTDEYSSREWCRIEVLVAKRNNCSIVVVHDIKNGEKRAFPYLGNMPTITIKEDEKESFVEIVNLTLCQVLNNLFQHELLESFQKEFASAGVEFVSITTPPELFNYIYIHKKKDTAKGQLVILYPEPPLGAEELKLLNEIDKDIKFITPILLPTL